The proteins below come from a single Limosilactobacillus reuteri genomic window:
- a CDS encoding UDP-glucose--hexose-1-phosphate uridylyltransferase encodes MKLMEKFADQVIASGTYEPLDRIYVLNKIRGFVGDEDVEAKDDESVVSQLVDLAVKRGKIDDGQTAKEILNDQLYDLMTPTPSVVNHKFWGKYQQSPSSATDWFYNLCTSNDYVKVAAIKKNVVFDKPTKYGNLEITINLSKPEKDPKAIAAAAHDTAKKYPQCALCMENEGYKGRLGQAARSNHRIIRITVGGQQWGFQYSPYAYFHEHCIFLDSKHEPMEINRQTLINLVEIEKQFPAYFVGSNADLPIVGGSMLAHEHYQGGKHIFPMMKASIKKELYFDEYPAVNAGIVNWPMSDIRLTSTDTEQLIDLGTHIIKVWDQYSDESLDIKAFDGELRHHTVTPIMHREGDKFVLDLVLRDNNTNDEYPLGIFHPHEKLWHIKKENIGLIEVMGRAILPARLKDELNEVKKFWLGAENKIADSHLPWAKEVQSRINITEDNVDEVMEQELANVFANVLENAGVFKDNTAGNEGWQRFIDALK; translated from the coding sequence TCTTAAACAAGATTCGGGGCTTTGTTGGTGATGAAGATGTTGAAGCTAAAGATGATGAATCTGTTGTTAGTCAACTTGTTGATTTAGCTGTTAAACGCGGCAAAATTGATGATGGTCAAACTGCTAAGGAAATTTTAAACGATCAGCTTTATGATTTGATGACCCCAACGCCATCAGTAGTTAATCATAAATTCTGGGGAAAGTACCAACAATCTCCATCAAGTGCGACTGATTGGTTCTATAACTTATGTACTAGCAACGACTATGTTAAAGTAGCTGCTATCAAGAAGAATGTTGTCTTTGATAAACCAACTAAGTACGGCAATCTTGAAATTACCATCAATCTTTCAAAGCCAGAAAAGGATCCCAAAGCAATTGCAGCGGCTGCTCATGATACCGCTAAGAAGTACCCACAATGTGCTCTTTGCATGGAAAATGAGGGTTACAAGGGACGTCTTGGACAGGCAGCACGAAGCAACCACCGTATTATTCGAATTACAGTAGGGGGGCAACAATGGGGATTCCAGTATTCTCCATATGCTTACTTCCACGAACACTGTATCTTCCTTGATAGTAAGCATGAGCCAATGGAGATTAATCGGCAAACTTTAATTAACTTAGTTGAAATTGAAAAGCAATTCCCAGCTTATTTCGTTGGAAGCAATGCGGATTTACCAATCGTTGGTGGATCAATGCTTGCTCATGAACACTACCAAGGTGGTAAGCATATTTTCCCAATGATGAAGGCCTCTATTAAGAAAGAATTGTACTTTGATGAATATCCAGCTGTTAATGCAGGAATCGTTAACTGGCCAATGAGTGATATTCGTTTGACTAGTACCGATACTGAGCAACTAATTGATCTTGGTACACATATTATTAAGGTATGGGATCAATACAGTGATGAAAGTCTTGATATTAAGGCTTTTGATGGTGAACTTCGTCATCATACTGTTACCCCAATTATGCATCGGGAAGGCGATAAGTTTGTTCTTGATTTAGTTTTGCGGGATAATAATACTAATGATGAATATCCACTCGGAATCTTCCATCCACATGAAAAGCTATGGCACATTAAAAAGGAAAATATCGGTTTGATTGAAGTGATGGGTCGTGCTATCTTACCAGCGCGGCTTAAGGATGAGTTAAATGAAGTCAAGAAGTTTTGGCTTGGTGCTGAAAATAAGATTGCAGATAGTCATCTTCCATGGGCAAAAGAAGTTCAGTCAAGGATTAATATCACCGAGGATAATGTCGATGAGGTTATGGAACAAGAACTTGCTAATGTCTTTGCTAATGTTTTGGAAAATGCGGGAGTCTTTAAGGATAACACAGCTGGAAATGAAGGTTGGCAACGATTCATTGATGCTTTAAAATAG
- a CDS encoding LacI family DNA-binding transcriptional regulator has protein sequence MAVTLHDIADKAGVSIATVSRILNNDVTLSVNEKTRQRVLATAEEFNYTKHKRARNNQVQRVAVVQWYSLTQELDDLYYMAIRMGIERAAQQQGLQTVPVYQNNMEEIPRDVTGIIAIGKFSDSQVQALRLVTSNIVFVDYDSLAAGYDCLVPDFENAVRSVISEFVSEGINDIGMLAGTEKTTDQQIVPDLRRFYFESNLRQQNLYHPEFIFAGDYTSMSGYNAMKKAIATLGDRMPHGIFVANDPMAVGALKAIQEAKINVPNRIALISFNDTAIVKYVYPSMSAVHIATDEMAHAAVDMMIKRLQNPNNDPCKTVVGTHLIKRQTTR, from the coding sequence ATGGCAGTAACATTACATGATATCGCGGATAAAGCAGGGGTATCTATTGCGACTGTATCGCGAATTTTAAATAATGATGTGACGCTTTCTGTAAATGAAAAGACACGTCAGCGAGTGTTAGCCACTGCCGAAGAGTTTAACTATACTAAGCATAAGCGAGCACGTAATAACCAAGTACAACGAGTAGCTGTTGTTCAATGGTATTCTCTTACACAAGAATTAGATGACCTGTATTACATGGCAATTCGGATGGGAATCGAACGAGCAGCGCAACAACAGGGACTACAGACTGTTCCCGTTTACCAAAACAATATGGAAGAGATTCCTCGTGACGTTACGGGCATCATCGCGATTGGAAAATTTAGTGATTCGCAAGTTCAAGCATTGCGGTTAGTAACTTCTAATATTGTGTTTGTTGATTACGACAGTTTGGCTGCCGGTTACGATTGCTTAGTACCGGACTTTGAAAATGCAGTGCGGTCAGTTATTTCAGAATTTGTTAGCGAAGGAATTAACGATATTGGTATGTTGGCAGGAACTGAAAAGACAACGGATCAACAAATTGTTCCTGATTTGCGGCGATTCTATTTTGAAAGTAACTTACGTCAACAAAACCTTTATCATCCAGAATTTATATTTGCTGGCGACTACACCTCGATGTCAGGATATAACGCGATGAAAAAGGCAATTGCGACGCTTGGTGACCGTATGCCGCATGGAATCTTTGTTGCCAATGATCCGATGGCAGTTGGCGCGCTTAAAGCGATTCAAGAAGCCAAAATTAACGTTCCAAATCGAATCGCCTTGATTAGTTTTAACGATACGGCAATCGTTAAGTACGTTTATCCAAGTATGTCAGCAGTACACATTGCCACTGATGAAATGGCCCATGCCGCTGTTGATATGATGATTAAACGGCTGCAGAATCCGAATAATGACCCATGCAAGACAGTTGTCGGAACTCACTTGATCAAACGGCAAACAACCCGATAG
- a CDS encoding DedA family protein produces the protein MNAWITEFINQFGYFAIALLIALENVFPPLPSEIILTMSGFMTTTTSLSIVGVIIAATIGSLIGALILYALGRQLTVNRLELLLGHRLFKLLGFHQDDAKKAVDWFNKHGTGGILYGRCIPVIRSLISIPAGIAQTSLGKFCLLTTIGSTIWNTLLVVLGAWVGQSWNKIVIIFNDYTTVAIIIMAIVGLYFAYRWYQKRIKK, from the coding sequence ATGAACGCTTGGATAACGGAATTTATTAATCAGTTTGGTTATTTTGCAATTGCCTTACTAATTGCCCTTGAAAATGTCTTTCCACCGCTACCATCCGAAATTATCCTTACAATGAGCGGTTTTATGACGACTACCACCTCTTTATCAATTGTTGGAGTAATTATCGCCGCGACAATTGGCTCACTTATCGGGGCACTTATTTTATATGCTCTCGGCCGCCAGTTAACTGTTAACCGCCTTGAACTCCTTCTTGGTCATCGCTTATTTAAACTTTTGGGCTTTCATCAAGATGATGCTAAAAAAGCAGTCGATTGGTTTAATAAACATGGGACAGGCGGCATTCTCTATGGCCGCTGCATTCCCGTTATCCGCAGTTTAATCTCTATTCCTGCAGGGATCGCGCAAACTTCATTAGGAAAATTTTGCCTTCTCACTACTATCGGGAGCACCATCTGGAACACACTGCTTGTTGTTCTTGGCGCTTGGGTCGGCCAATCATGGAATAAAATTGTCATTATCTTCAACGATTACACGACTGTCGCTATTATCATTATGGCGATCGTTGGTTTATACTTTGCTTATCGGTGGTATCAAAAAAGAATTAAGAAATAA
- a CDS encoding cation:dicarboxylate symporter family transporter, whose protein sequence is MKRYRFGRLSMGWQIMIGLALGIICGLIFYQNKGAITVMQSLGTIFIRLIQMIVMPIVVSCLTVGIANIGDIRKLGRIGGKTLIYFEVLTTIALILGIVMANITHPGSFIDIHKLHATDISQYMSTAKSAEHSSGFWPLILSIIPTNIFKSMSDGDMMPVILFSVLFGLGIAAVGEKAKILIDVLNAVSEVMFKVTNWVMKFAPIGVFGLIGMTIAEMGISALLPLGLFIVIAYVTMLIFIIVVLGITAHIFHLRYWKTMRAILDEIVLAFTTASSEVTLPRLMKKTHEMGVSKGITAFVIPTGYTFNLDGSAIYQSLAAIFLAQAYGLHLSISHQITLLVVLMITSKGMAGVPGASFVVLLASVSTIGVPMAGLTFIAGIDRFVDMGRTAVNVVGNSIATLVIGESEGALDREKYNAYLDNYGKEKPSTETDVEAE, encoded by the coding sequence GTGAAGCGATATCGTTTCGGACGCCTCAGTATGGGCTGGCAAATTATGATTGGGCTGGCCCTTGGTATTATTTGTGGATTAATTTTCTATCAAAATAAGGGTGCCATCACTGTTATGCAGAGCTTAGGAACAATCTTTATCCGGCTGATTCAAATGATCGTAATGCCAATTGTTGTTTCTTGCTTGACTGTGGGAATTGCTAATATTGGTGATATTAGAAAGTTAGGACGGATTGGTGGAAAAACATTAATTTATTTTGAAGTTTTAACCACAATTGCGTTAATTTTAGGGATCGTAATGGCTAACATTACCCATCCAGGTTCGTTTATTGATATTCATAAACTTCATGCAACTGATATTTCGCAATACATGTCCACTGCAAAATCTGCAGAACATAGTAGCGGATTCTGGCCATTAATTTTGTCGATTATTCCAACGAACATTTTTAAATCCATGTCTGATGGTGACATGATGCCTGTTATCCTGTTCTCAGTTCTTTTCGGATTAGGAATTGCAGCTGTTGGGGAAAAGGCTAAAATTTTAATTGATGTATTAAATGCAGTTTCAGAAGTTATGTTCAAAGTTACTAATTGGGTTATGAAGTTTGCACCAATTGGGGTCTTTGGTTTAATTGGAATGACAATCGCCGAAATGGGTATTAGTGCTCTGCTGCCATTAGGATTATTTATTGTGATTGCGTATGTGACAATGTTAATCTTTATTATTGTTGTCCTCGGTATTACTGCTCATATTTTCCATTTACGTTATTGGAAGACGATGCGCGCTATCCTTGATGAGATTGTTTTGGCATTTACTACTGCCAGTTCAGAAGTTACGTTGCCTCGTTTGATGAAAAAGACGCACGAGATGGGAGTAAGCAAGGGTATTACAGCTTTTGTTATTCCAACTGGTTATACTTTTAATCTTGATGGATCTGCAATTTATCAATCATTAGCAGCGATCTTCTTAGCACAAGCATATGGACTTCATCTTAGTATTTCTCACCAAATTACTCTGCTGGTTGTTTTGATGATTACTAGTAAGGGAATGGCTGGGGTTCCAGGAGCTTCTTTTGTTGTATTGCTTGCTAGTGTTTCTACAATTGGGGTTCCAATGGCTGGTTTGACTTTCATTGCCGGAATTGATCGTTTCGTTGATATGGGACGAACTGCCGTAAACGTGGTTGGTAATTCAATTGCCACACTTGTTATCGGTGAATCTGAAGGTGCTCTTGACCGTGAAAAATATAATGCATATTTAGATAATTACGGAAAGGAAAAACCATCAACAGAAACTGACGTTGAAGCTGAATAA
- a CDS encoding Lrp/AsnC family transcriptional regulator yields MDKIDRKIINLLQKNARASLKELSKECFISSPAIAARINKLERNGIITGYHTSVNMEKINFHVKAFIQVQLEPRQKQEFYPYIQQIPNVIECNCVTGDYSEIMEVVFPSTTDLDNFINTIQQRFGKTSTQIVFSTSVDHRGVKLAPAQDTVSSEKE; encoded by the coding sequence ATGGACAAGATCGATAGGAAGATTATTAACCTTCTTCAAAAAAACGCCCGTGCTTCTTTAAAAGAACTCTCTAAAGAATGTTTTATTTCATCACCAGCAATTGCGGCGCGAATTAATAAACTTGAACGAAATGGGATTATTACTGGCTACCATACAAGTGTTAACATGGAAAAAATCAACTTTCATGTTAAAGCTTTTATTCAGGTGCAACTTGAGCCTCGCCAAAAACAAGAATTTTACCCTTACATTCAACAAATTCCCAATGTGATTGAATGTAACTGTGTAACTGGTGATTATTCAGAAATTATGGAAGTTGTTTTTCCTTCTACCACCGATTTAGATAACTTCATCAATACTATTCAACAACGTTTTGGAAAGACAAGTACACAAATCGTATTTAGTACAAGCGTTGACCACCGAGGAGTTAAGCTAGCACCAGCCCAAGATACCGTTAGTTCAGAAAAAGAGTAA
- a CDS encoding universal stress protein encodes MDQEYQNILVPVDGSQESEFALHRAIAIAKRNGAHIDILNVIDTRAMAYNFAGMSDGSIAYQLVDKSKQYLDELLKTAKDKDGFDNLDIHIRLGNPKTIISFDFPRDHHNDMIIIGASGLSRMQRAVMGSVTSYVKRNAPVDVLVVRTDVDQVK; translated from the coding sequence ATGGATCAAGAATATCAAAACATCCTAGTTCCAGTTGATGGCTCTCAGGAATCAGAATTTGCATTGCATCGTGCAATCGCAATTGCAAAGCGTAATGGTGCCCATATAGATATTTTAAACGTAATTGATACACGAGCAATGGCTTATAACTTTGCTGGTATGTCAGATGGAAGTATTGCTTACCAGTTAGTTGATAAGTCAAAGCAATACCTTGATGAATTGTTGAAGACTGCCAAGGATAAGGATGGTTTTGACAATCTTGACATTCATATCCGTCTTGGTAATCCAAAGACAATTATTTCATTTGACTTCCCTCGTGATCACCACAACGACATGATTATTATTGGTGCTAGTGGATTATCACGGATGCAACGAGCTGTAATGGGTTCAGTTACGTCATATGTAAAGCGTAATGCGCCTGTTGATGTGTTAGTTGTCCGAACTGATGTAGATCAGGTTAAATAG
- a CDS encoding low temperature requirement protein A has protein sequence MADEITKRVSLIELFYDLVFVYMVFRATEMIHHLHNGIVGLPVLGIFAIVVIVFINSWMVQMVFTNRHGKISGTNVIFSFVDMAILLYMSNSFSTTFDWHLAIFS, from the coding sequence GTGGCAGATGAAATTACTAAGCGAGTTTCCTTGATAGAATTATTTTACGATTTAGTGTTCGTTTACATGGTTTTCCGAGCAACAGAAATGATTCACCATTTGCACAATGGGATTGTGGGATTGCCGGTTTTAGGAATCTTTGCAATTGTCGTGATTGTATTTATTAATTCCTGGATGGTCCAGATGGTTTTTACAAATCGGCATGGAAAGATTTCAGGAACAAATGTTATCTTTTCGTTCGTCGATATGGCAATTCTTCTCTATATGTCAAATTCGTTTTCAACAACATTTGACTGGCATTTAGCAATTTTTTCATAG
- a CDS encoding low temperature requirement protein A yields the protein MRIAFAGIIISWIAPGFTGKYTKHHPIIFSHLLERLTALIIVMFGETIVGIADYFTATSFSIQSILILTTVAALFFTYIVEFDHLINEHQRHETGNLMIYLHYFILFGLSLITVAMKFIDDAEAHPRFAGTCMYLGFALFYIGLAIANYYNKVKVNKTVVSIFINCRFWNFLVLFSVYACGYYYDCCNVD from the coding sequence GTGAGGATTGCTTTTGCTGGTATTATTATCAGTTGGATTGCGCCTGGCTTTACCGGAAAATATACAAAGCATCATCCCATCATCTTTTCGCACTTGCTAGAACGGCTTACGGCATTAATTATCGTGATGTTTGGTGAGACGATTGTCGGTATTGCTGATTACTTTACTGCCACCAGCTTTTCAATTCAGTCTATTCTTATACTTACCACAGTTGCAGCGCTATTCTTTACCTACATTGTTGAATTTGATCATTTAATTAATGAACATCAACGCCATGAGACCGGAAATTTAATGATCTATCTTCATTACTTTATTTTATTTGGTCTTAGCCTAATAACTGTGGCAATGAAATTCATTGATGATGCAGAGGCACATCCGCGATTTGCGGGAACCTGCATGTACCTGGGTTTTGCCTTGTTTTATATTGGCCTTGCAATTGCTAACTATTACAATAAGGTAAAAGTAAATAAAACCGTTGTAAGTATTTTTATCAATTGCCGGTTTTGGAATTTTCTGGTTTTATTCAGCGTTTACGCCTGTGGTTATTATTATGACTGCTGTAACGTTGATTAA
- a CDS encoding DMT family transporter: protein MNIKSVPKKQLWGIELNLISLLFSSISPVLNKFSLTSLSPVVGGIFTSAFAAIFTFATILITRQHVSLTNLKSLWLWLLGGTNAIGIILQYIALSTLSPITVTLIARMYLVYVFFLSYIFLKEKITKWDYLAIILCILGSFFISGSRLQFSDNLLGLICAFIYPLMYAANNIAAKYLVSDEEPNNVLFFNHFTSALLLFCYALITGTSFSHISSQAVAFNFGGAFFNGFMSLLLFYTSLQFITAGKANIVRALGPVIVIIYSSFFFPVQVTPSLVLGAILVISASAIVTFTRTNHE, encoded by the coding sequence ATGAATATAAAAAGTGTACCAAAGAAGCAACTATGGGGAATTGAATTAAATCTGATTTCTCTCCTATTTAGTAGTATTAGTCCGGTTCTTAATAAATTTTCACTTACTAGCTTGAGTCCGGTTGTTGGGGGAATTTTCACTAGTGCGTTTGCTGCAATTTTTACTTTTGCAACAATCCTCATTACTCGTCAGCATGTTTCTTTAACCAACCTTAAGAGCCTGTGGTTATGGCTTTTGGGTGGAACAAATGCAATCGGAATTATTCTTCAATATATTGCTCTTTCAACCTTAAGTCCAATCACTGTTACCCTTATCGCTCGGATGTATTTAGTTTATGTTTTCTTCCTATCTTATATCTTCTTAAAGGAAAAGATTACAAAGTGGGATTACTTAGCAATTATTCTTTGCATTCTCGGTTCTTTCTTTATTTCAGGAAGCCGACTTCAATTTAGTGATAACCTTCTTGGATTGATTTGTGCATTCATCTACCCACTAATGTATGCCGCCAACAATATCGCGGCTAAGTATCTAGTTAGTGATGAAGAGCCAAATAATGTCTTGTTCTTTAACCATTTTACTTCGGCTCTTTTACTTTTCTGCTATGCTCTCATAACAGGAACGTCATTTAGCCATATTTCTAGTCAAGCAGTCGCATTTAACTTTGGCGGAGCATTCTTTAATGGTTTCATGTCACTACTTCTTTTCTATACTAGCTTGCAGTTTATTACAGCTGGTAAAGCAAATATTGTTCGTGCACTTGGTCCAGTAATTGTTATTATTTACTCTTCATTTTTCTTTCCTGTTCAGGTAACTCCTTCTCTAGTTTTAGGAGCAATTTTAGTAATTTCAGCTAGTGCAATTGTTACCTTTACAAGAACAAATCACGAATAA
- the narI gene encoding respiratory nitrate reductase subunit gamma yields MHNGWSIFLWVIYPYIMLASFFIGTFARFKYFHPSITAKSSELFEKKWLMIGSVTFHIGIILAFFGHCLGMFIPASWTAYFGITDHMYHIFGSLMMGIPAGILAFVGIAILTYRRMTCSRVYKTSDINDIIVDWALLVTIALGLACTITGAFIDYNYRTTISPWARSLFVLNPQWQLMRSVPLIYKIHVLCGLAIFGYFPYTRLVHALTLPWQYIFRRFIVYRRRARVY; encoded by the coding sequence ATGCATAATGGCTGGTCAATTTTCTTATGGGTTATTTATCCATATATAATGTTGGCATCATTTTTCATTGGAACATTTGCTAGATTTAAATATTTTCATCCCTCAATTACTGCCAAATCAAGTGAACTTTTTGAAAAGAAATGGCTAATGATCGGAAGTGTTACTTTCCACATTGGAATTATTTTAGCTTTCTTTGGTCACTGCTTAGGAATGTTTATCCCAGCAAGTTGGACTGCTTACTTTGGCATTACTGACCACATGTACCACATCTTTGGTTCATTAATGATGGGAATTCCAGCAGGGATCCTTGCATTTGTGGGAATTGCAATTTTGACTTATCGGCGAATGACTTGTTCTCGTGTTTATAAGACAAGTGATATCAATGATATTATTGTCGACTGGGCTTTATTGGTTACAATTGCATTAGGTCTAGCATGTACTATTACGGGTGCATTTATTGATTACAATTATCGGACAACAATTAGTCCATGGGCAAGAAGTCTATTTGTTCTTAATCCTCAATGGCAATTGATGCGTTCAGTGCCATTAATTTATAAAATTCATGTTCTTTGTGGATTAGCAATTTTTGGTTACTTCCCATACACCCGGTTGGTTCACGCTTTAACGCTACCTTGGCAATATATTTTCCGTCGTTTTATTGTTTATCGTCGACGCGCAAGGGTTTATTAA
- the narJ gene encoding nitrate reductase molybdenum cofactor assembly chaperone — MIDFRRLTDLKDTFAVLSRLIDYPDTETFSPEIRQLLLTDNALSTATRGELLSLFDELAALSSIEVQEIYAHLFEMNRRYTLYMSYYKMTDSRERGTILARLKMLYEMFGISEATSELSDYLPLLLEFLAYGDYTNDPRRQDIQLALSVIEDGTYTLLKNAVTDSDSPYIQLIRLTRSLIGSCIKMEVQEDA; from the coding sequence GTGATTGATTTTAGACGATTGACAGATTTAAAGGATACATTTGCCGTTCTTTCCCGTTTGATTGACTATCCTGATACAGAAACGTTTTCACCAGAGATTCGTCAATTATTACTTACAGATAACGCATTATCAACAGCAACGCGGGGAGAATTATTAAGCCTTTTTGATGAATTAGCCGCACTATCTTCAATCGAAGTCCAAGAGATATACGCTCACCTTTTTGAAATGAACCGACGTTATACTCTTTATATGTCATACTATAAGATGACCGATTCCCGTGAACGAGGGACCATTTTAGCACGGTTGAAAATGCTATATGAGATGTTTGGTATATCAGAGGCGACCAGTGAACTTTCTGATTATTTGCCTCTATTGTTAGAATTTCTAGCATATGGCGATTATACTAATGATCCGCGTCGTCAGGATATCCAATTAGCATTAAGTGTGATTGAAGATGGAACTTATACCCTTTTAAAAAATGCAGTGACAGATAGTGATAGTCCCTATATTCAGTTAATCAGGCTTACACGTTCATTAATTGGTTCGTGTATTAAAATGGAGGTGCAAGAAGATGCATAA
- the narH gene encoding nitrate reductase subunit beta — protein sequence MKIKAQISMVLNLDKCIGCHTCSVTCKNTWTNRPGAEYMWFNNVETKPGVGYPKRWEDEDQYHGGWTLNSKGKLKLRAGSKLNKIALGKIFYNNDMPELDNYYEPWTYDYKTLFGPEQKHQPVARPKSQITGEGMELTTGPNWDDDLAGSTEYVQQDPNMQKIEGDIKNNFEQAFMMYLPRLCEHCLNAPCVASCPSGAMYKRDEDGIVLVDQERCRGWRFCMTGCPYKKVYFNWKTHKAEKCTFCYPRIEEGQPTVCAETCVGRIRYIGAILYDADRVEEAASTPDESKLYEAQLGLFLDPNDPEVVKQALKDGISEEMIEAAQKSPIYKMAVKEKIAFPLHPEYRTMPMVWYIPPLSPVMSYFEGRDSIKNPEMIFPGIDQMRVPVQYLASLLTAGNVPVIKKALYKLAMMRLYMRAKTSGRDFDSSKLERVDLTEERATSLYRLLAIAKYEDRFVIPSSQKAEMEDAQTEQGSLGYDECEGCALAPQHKSMFKKAEAGKSTNQIYADSFYGGIWRD from the coding sequence GTGAAGATTAAAGCACAAATCAGCATGGTCTTAAACCTCGATAAGTGTATTGGTTGTCATACCTGTTCAGTAACTTGTAAGAATACATGGACAAATCGTCCAGGCGCTGAATACATGTGGTTTAATAATGTTGAAACTAAGCCAGGTGTCGGTTATCCAAAACGCTGGGAAGATGAAGATCAATACCATGGAGGGTGGACTCTTAATTCAAAAGGTAAATTAAAATTACGTGCTGGAAGCAAATTAAATAAAATCGCTCTTGGTAAGATTTTTTACAATAATGATATGCCAGAGTTAGATAACTACTACGAACCATGGACCTATGACTATAAGACATTATTTGGTCCTGAACAAAAGCACCAACCCGTTGCTCGTCCTAAGTCGCAAATTACTGGCGAAGGAATGGAATTAACCACTGGTCCTAACTGGGATGATGACTTAGCGGGATCAACTGAATATGTCCAACAGGATCCTAACATGCAAAAAATTGAAGGGGATATCAAAAATAACTTTGAGCAGGCCTTTATGATGTATCTTCCCCGATTATGTGAGCACTGTTTGAATGCACCTTGTGTAGCTTCTTGTCCATCAGGCGCAATGTACAAACGAGATGAAGATGGGATTGTTTTAGTAGACCAAGAACGCTGCCGGGGATGGCGTTTTTGCATGACTGGATGTCCATATAAGAAGGTCTACTTTAACTGGAAGACTCATAAGGCTGAAAAATGTACTTTTTGTTATCCGCGAATTGAAGAAGGCCAACCAACAGTTTGCGCCGAAACCTGTGTTGGTCGAATTCGATATATTGGTGCTATTCTATACGATGCTGATCGAGTAGAAGAGGCAGCATCAACTCCTGATGAGAGTAAGCTGTATGAAGCACAACTTGGCTTATTCCTCGATCCCAACGATCCTGAAGTTGTCAAGCAAGCACTCAAGGATGGCATTTCTGAAGAAATGATTGAGGCTGCACAAAAGTCACCGATCTATAAAATGGCAGTAAAAGAAAAGATTGCCTTCCCACTTCACCCAGAATATCGGACAATGCCAATGGTTTGGTATATTCCGCCGCTATCACCAGTTATGAGTTACTTTGAAGGACGGGACTCAATAAAGAATCCTGAAATGATCTTCCCAGGAATTGATCAAATGCGGGTGCCTGTTCAATACTTGGCAAGTCTATTAACTGCTGGAAACGTTCCTGTCATCAAGAAAGCCTTATATAAACTTGCAATGATGCGGCTATACATGCGTGCTAAGACTAGTGGTCGGGATTTTGATAGCAGTAAACTAGAACGAGTTGATTTAACAGAAGAACGGGCAACATCACTTTATCGTTTACTGGCAATTGCTAAATATGAAGACCGCTTTGTTATTCCAAGTAGCCAAAAGGCAGAAATGGAAGATGCACAAACCGAACAAGGTAGTCTTGGCTATGATGAATGTGAAGGCTGTGCATTAGCTCCCCAACACAAGAGTATGTTTAAGAAGGCAGAAGCTGGCAAATCAACTAATCAGATTTATGCTGATAGTTTCTATGGAGGGATTTGGCGTGATTGA